In the genome of Candidatus Campbellbacteria bacterium, one region contains:
- a CDS encoding TatD family hydrolase, with translation MQYSLFDIHSHLTFADFDVDRDDIIERMRVAGIGTIAVGTDIQTSKDSIALAREHEHIFATVGIHPAHGGVHADFAGLPELVGHPKVVAIGECGLDYFRITENNPEGQIATIKEKQKQLFIQHIELAREHALPLMIHARPSKGSMDAYEDILALLESTKHEARSTTQGDVHFFAGSVAIARRFLDLGFSLSFDGPITFASDYDEVIRFVPDNMIMAETDAPFAAPAPFRGKRNEPPYVCYVVEKIALLRGISVEECSRMLTKNALRAFHIDGEVL, from the coding sequence ATGCAGTATTCTCTTTTTGATATTCACTCGCACCTCACCTTTGCTGATTTTGACGTAGACAGGGACGACATTATAGAGCGCATGAGGGTTGCAGGAATTGGTACGATAGCCGTTGGGACAGATATACAGACATCTAAAGATTCCATTGCGCTAGCCAGAGAACACGAGCATATTTTTGCAACTGTTGGCATCCATCCTGCGCACGGAGGTGTGCATGCTGATTTTGCTGGACTTCCAGAACTTGTCGGGCATCCAAAAGTTGTTGCGATAGGGGAGTGCGGGCTGGATTATTTTCGGATTACCGAAAATAATCCAGAAGGACAAATAGCAACTATCAAAGAAAAACAAAAACAACTTTTTATCCAACACATTGAACTTGCGCGTGAGCACGCGCTTCCGCTGATGATTCATGCACGACCATCAAAAGGTTCCATGGATGCGTATGAAGATATTCTCGCACTGCTCGAAAGCACGAAGCATGAAGCACGAAGCACGACACAAGGAGATGTGCACTTTTTTGCGGGCTCTGTTGCTATTGCGCGACGTTTTCTTGACCTCGGGTTCTCGCTTTCTTTTGATGGTCCGATTACATTTGCGAGTGACTATGATGAGGTTATTCGCTTTGTGCCGGATAACATGATTATGGCTGAAACAGATGCTCCATTTGCAGCCCCAGCACCATTTCGAGGAAAACGTAATGAACCGCCTTATGTGTGCTACGTTGTTGAAAAAATAGCTCTTCTTCGTGGAATTTCGGTTGAGGAGTGTTCTCGTATGCTCACTAAAAATGCCCTTCGGGCATTCCATATTGATGGAGAGGTGCTGTAA
- a CDS encoding O-antigen ligase family protein → MKNVQQKMSLMGIITTLCILVFPFVVSRHLVYGGTNAKFFFVDFVFSVIFFLSAYLLVLKKHTILLQKRWLLGALFVTVVFFYLSVFFGVFPEASLWSDILRSSGLFFLSFVALFAFCASEMLTVRDWSMVRRTIAVSSGLFALLTYFSANGLGVIGRLFTINFEIQGLTFTNTTFAGAYLLIALLVTAIEWTRSEKRSRARYVFGTLVVVQMLSPLLFGERIWRGLQGVSGLLSDPVNILGAARASSVTMFLVVLCCVGLMLIHRFVTVSYKARASWVWSALIFVGVFSAIGLLFVPGSIVQEKYVEQSSAARIIVWEEGFRAFAERPLLGWGPENFRFAHEQYFDSRLYSKENLGEVWFDRAHNVVVDTLVTVGILGALSILLLVGFFLRTIFCAHRVGLIGYGEACLLAILPFAHFLQLQTAFDTVSTYTILGILLGYGLWLEKETVALPQPSKNVPEKYALLSKSIGVALMLAGIFGFWVLVGKEYGRQKALFQIFDAKDTATQIEHIEKALSRRSNFEAMRLASASLISGSFDFIPKTALEKQGEVLGVVLKQLDAYGVVYKTYLEIMPTDYRAHMSYAYLLMVETVYGKNRLEEARQEVEMARPLSPGNPLTPVMDALVTLYAGDIVGARLIMKESLGTNPDIVFSQEVADYIEKQAKQFPVISVLKLKNL, encoded by the coding sequence GTGAAAAATGTTCAACAAAAAATGAGCCTCATGGGAATTATAACCACGCTATGTATACTTGTTTTTCCTTTTGTTGTCTCTCGCCACCTTGTGTATGGTGGGACAAATGCAAAATTTTTCTTCGTTGATTTTGTGTTTTCTGTGATTTTCTTTCTTTCTGCATATCTGCTGGTTTTGAAAAAACACACCATTCTCTTACAAAAACGTTGGCTTCTTGGAGCACTTTTTGTAACTGTAGTGTTTTTTTATCTCTCAGTATTTTTTGGAGTTTTTCCAGAAGCCTCTTTATGGTCTGACATCCTTCGTTCCTCAGGTTTGTTCTTTCTCTCATTTGTTGCTCTTTTTGCGTTTTGTGCGAGTGAAATGTTAACTGTTCGTGATTGGAGTATGGTTCGTCGAACAATTGCTGTTTCAAGCGGACTCTTTGCTCTCCTTACGTATTTTAGTGCAAATGGTTTGGGTGTGATTGGACGTTTATTTACAATCAATTTTGAAATACAAGGACTCACATTTACAAACACAACATTTGCTGGCGCGTATTTACTTATTGCTCTTTTGGTTACGGCAATTGAGTGGACGAGGTCTGAAAAAAGGTCACGAGCACGTTATGTTTTTGGAACGCTTGTGGTAGTACAGATGCTTTCCCCGCTTCTTTTTGGGGAACGCATATGGAGAGGATTGCAGGGTGTTTCCGGTTTGCTGTCAGATCCTGTAAATATACTTGGCGCCGCTCGTGCATCAAGTGTCACCATGTTTCTCGTTGTGTTGTGCTGTGTGGGTCTTATGCTGATCCATCGTTTTGTCACTGTGTCGTATAAAGCACGTGCATCGTGGGTATGGAGCGCTCTTATTTTTGTTGGAGTCTTTAGTGCCATCGGTCTTCTTTTTGTTCCGGGGAGTATTGTGCAAGAGAAATATGTTGAACAATCTTCCGCTGCACGTATTATTGTGTGGGAGGAAGGATTCCGTGCATTTGCGGAGCGGCCTCTTCTTGGGTGGGGTCCTGAAAACTTCCGTTTTGCACACGAACAATATTTTGATAGCCGGCTCTATAGTAAAGAGAACCTCGGAGAGGTGTGGTTTGACCGCGCACACAACGTTGTTGTTGATACACTTGTGACAGTTGGTATTCTTGGCGCACTTAGCATACTTCTTCTTGTGGGGTTCTTCTTGAGAACGATATTTTGTGCGCATCGTGTGGGTTTGATTGGATATGGGGAAGCATGTCTACTAGCCATTCTTCCATTTGCACATTTTCTCCAGCTTCAGACGGCGTTTGATACCGTCAGCACATACACCATTCTGGGAATTCTTCTCGGGTATGGCCTCTGGCTTGAAAAAGAAACGGTTGCATTACCACAACCGTCAAAAAATGTTCCCGAAAAGTACGCTCTTTTAAGTAAAAGTATTGGTGTGGCACTTATGCTCGCGGGTATTTTTGGTTTCTGGGTTCTTGTAGGAAAAGAGTATGGGCGTCAAAAGGCGCTCTTCCAGATATTTGACGCAAAAGATACCGCCACGCAAATTGAGCATATTGAAAAAGCACTTTCGCGAAGGTCTAATTTTGAAGCAATGCGCCTTGCGTCTGCCTCGCTTATTAGTGGGTCATTCGATTTTATTCCGAAAACTGCTCTAGAAAAACAAGGCGAGGTTCTTGGTGTGGTTCTTAAACAACTGGATGCGTATGGTGTCGTATATAAGACATATCTTGAAATTATGCCCACTGATTACCGCGCACACATGAGTTATGCCTACCTGCTTATGGTTGAGACGGTGTATGGAAAAAATCGTCTTGAAGAAGCGCGGCAGGAAGTGGAAATGGCACGACCGCTTTCTCCGGGAAATCCACTCACACCCGTTATGGATGCGCTCGTGACGCTATATGCCGGTGATATTGTTGGCGCACGATTGATTATGAAGGAAAGTCTTGGTACAAATCCAGATATAGTCTTTTCTCAAGAAGTAGCGGACTACATTGAAAAACAGGCAAAACAATTTCCAGTCATTTCTGTTCTTAAATTGAAGAACCTCTAA
- a CDS encoding single-stranded DNA-binding protein, giving the protein MYINKALLYGNLTRDPELKSLPSGSSVSTFSIATNRVWKDKEGNKQESTDFHNIVVFGKQAETVSQYLRKGSSAFVEGRMVTRSWDAQDGSKKYRTEVIADRVQFGPRSGGSSTEGKSFAGPQDKGNAQQQNAPAIDTIQYPDAQDEGINPEDIPF; this is encoded by the coding sequence ATGTATATCAACAAAGCACTTTTGTATGGCAACCTCACACGCGATCCGGAGCTCAAATCGCTCCCATCAGGTTCTTCTGTGTCTACATTTAGTATTGCAACAAATCGTGTGTGGAAGGACAAAGAGGGTAACAAGCAAGAGTCAACAGATTTTCACAATATCGTAGTGTTTGGTAAGCAGGCAGAAACTGTTTCTCAATATCTCCGCAAAGGTTCTTCAGCGTTTGTTGAGGGGCGAATGGTAACACGAAGTTGGGATGCGCAGGATGGTTCAAAGAAGTATCGAACAGAAGTCATTGCAGATCGCGTCCAGTTTGGTCCTCGTTCGGGTGGCTCTTCAACAGAAGGAAAATCATTTGCAGGTCCTCAAGATAAAGGAAATGCACAACAGCAAAACGCCCCAGCGATAGATACCATTCAGTATCCAGACGCACAAGACGAAGGCATTAATCCAGAAGATATCCCATTTTAA
- a CDS encoding DeoR family transcriptional regulator, with protein sequence MFHQKDNKKDISTEVFPVVPKNGIHDEISSYSQKIVTAIYLVTGLMDTQDPLRNRLRLKALDIMSFISSYSNLNDKKTNVSSLDVMGATKEAVSLIEVGSSSGVISPMNGDILIRELRSLIVAFDTYAKISDIHSSSLESLFSGGLTIKPLPAMYKGHVVNQGYQEKHVKNVFKKKQHSIKGESGVNERRDKILSVVREKGNVMIKDISKHIPNCSEKTIQRDLIDLVSQGLLEKRGERRWTTYFVHEA encoded by the coding sequence ATGTTTCATCAAAAGGACAACAAAAAGGACATTTCAACGGAAGTATTTCCTGTTGTACCTAAAAATGGAATTCATGACGAAATCTCTTCCTACTCACAAAAGATAGTAACAGCCATATATCTTGTAACAGGTCTCATGGACACTCAGGACCCGCTCAGAAATCGCCTCAGGTTAAAAGCTCTTGATATAATGTCTTTTATCTCTTCATACTCAAATCTCAACGACAAAAAGACGAACGTATCTTCCCTTGACGTCATGGGCGCCACCAAAGAGGCAGTGTCTTTAATAGAGGTTGGTTCTTCCTCCGGTGTCATCTCACCCATGAATGGGGATATCCTTATACGAGAGCTCCGGTCTCTTATTGTTGCTTTTGATACATATGCAAAGATATCAGATATCCACAGCTCCTCACTGGAATCACTTTTTTCTGGTGGACTTACAATCAAACCTCTGCCAGCTATGTATAAAGGACATGTTGTTAATCAAGGATATCAAGAAAAGCATGTAAAAAATGTCTTTAAAAAGAAACAGCATTCAATAAAAGGTGAGTCAGGTGTTAATGAAAGAAGGGACAAGATTCTCTCTGTTGTGCGAGAAAAAGGAAATGTAATGATAAAGGACATTTCTAAGCACATTCCTAACTGCAGTGAAAAAACTATCCAGCGCGATCTCATTGATCTTGTATCTCAAGGACTTCTTGAGAAACGTGGAGAACGCCGGTGGACAACGTATTTTGTCCACGAGGCCTAA
- a CDS encoding DNA translocase FtsK, translating into MSKKKRAEKKGPFFKLGLQEETRYAVLSVIFCVFGVFLLLSAFTKAGIVGEKVFSLFSGLLGVGYYLLPTLSFILAIGYFKTEKANIALTNIIGSLFFVASGLGVIELLFPQSAGYLGIWIAHPLVYLFATSGAIVVLVALFFISILVLSNTHPLSVINAWKRRRDEKLAAIALAQTDVNASVAAVEEKQSHEKLEVASQGDTSNTSGEKKEGGLFSFTKKKADGEPEFSPIFATMAGAYIPPPLSIFSKDSGKPGVGDIKANANIIKRTLQNFGIDVAMDEISIGPSVTRYAMKPAEGVRLSKILGLQKNLELALAAHPVRIEAPIPGKALVGIEVPNSAKTTVGLGNLLSTEEYTSSEHRLFMTLGRDVDGKAIFANLAKMPHILIAGTTGSGKSVTIHALINSLLFRNGPNVMRFVMIDPKRVELTMYNGIPHLLTPVITDPKKAILGLKWLVKEMERRYNVLEESRVRDIASYHSTILSPALERFKGANEELSIDMPETMPYIIVVMDELADIMSTYPRELEAGIVRLAQMSRAVGIHLIVSTQRPSVNVITGLIKANIPARIAMQVSSQIDSRTILDTSGAEKLLGAGDMLFMSGDMGKPKRIQSAFISEDEVKAVTEFLRKHDNGDTDTELSLDLNAPTTSGSGEFGDEDEIDDDLFEDARETVVQAGKASTSYLQRKLRIGYSRAARLMDVLEERGVIGPADGSKPRGVLVGKLGSETDSNESNE; encoded by the coding sequence ATGTCAAAGAAAAAAAGAGCAGAAAAGAAGGGGCCCTTCTTCAAACTTGGTCTTCAGGAGGAGACGAGGTATGCGGTACTGTCTGTCATTTTTTGTGTTTTCGGTGTATTCCTTTTACTCTCCGCATTTACGAAGGCAGGTATCGTTGGGGAAAAAGTATTTTCACTTTTTTCAGGCCTCCTTGGTGTTGGCTACTATCTCCTCCCCACCCTCTCCTTTATTCTTGCAATTGGCTATTTCAAAACAGAAAAAGCAAATATTGCATTGACCAACATCATTGGCTCGCTCTTCTTTGTTGCATCGGGCCTCGGCGTTATTGAACTACTTTTTCCACAAAGTGCCGGATATCTTGGTATATGGATTGCACACCCACTCGTGTACTTGTTTGCGACATCGGGAGCAATAGTGGTCCTTGTTGCCCTCTTCTTCATTTCAATTTTAGTGCTTTCAAACACACACCCACTCTCTGTCATTAATGCGTGGAAGAGACGCCGAGATGAAAAGTTGGCAGCGATCGCGCTCGCACAGACCGATGTGAATGCGTCTGTAGCTGCAGTTGAAGAAAAACAATCTCACGAGAAACTGGAGGTAGCATCCCAAGGAGATACATCAAATACATCTGGTGAGAAAAAGGAGGGAGGCCTCTTCTCATTTACAAAAAAGAAAGCGGATGGCGAGCCCGAGTTCTCACCCATATTTGCCACAATGGCAGGAGCGTATATCCCTCCCCCACTTTCTATCTTCTCTAAAGATTCTGGAAAGCCCGGTGTTGGTGACATCAAGGCAAATGCAAACATCATCAAACGCACGTTACAAAACTTTGGCATCGATGTTGCGATGGATGAAATTTCTATTGGACCATCGGTTACTCGATACGCAATGAAACCTGCGGAAGGTGTGCGTCTATCAAAAATTCTTGGACTTCAAAAAAATCTTGAACTTGCACTTGCGGCGCACCCCGTTCGCATTGAAGCGCCGATTCCCGGAAAGGCACTCGTTGGTATTGAGGTGCCTAATTCTGCAAAGACGACCGTTGGTCTTGGAAATCTTCTCTCAACTGAAGAGTACACATCATCTGAACATCGACTCTTTATGACACTTGGTCGTGATGTGGATGGTAAGGCAATCTTTGCAAACCTCGCCAAAATGCCACACATACTTATCGCAGGTACCACAGGTTCGGGAAAATCAGTCACCATTCACGCGCTCATCAATTCCCTCCTGTTCCGCAACGGGCCAAATGTCATGCGTTTTGTGATGATTGACCCAAAACGTGTGGAATTAACGATGTACAACGGCATTCCGCACCTCCTCACCCCTGTTATTACTGACCCGAAAAAAGCTATTCTTGGACTCAAATGGCTTGTGAAAGAAATGGAGCGCCGCTACAACGTTTTGGAAGAGTCAAGGGTGCGCGACATCGCCTCGTATCACAGCACCATTCTCTCTCCTGCCCTTGAAAGATTTAAAGGTGCCAATGAAGAACTTTCTATTGATATGCCCGAGACGATGCCGTATATCATTGTGGTTATGGATGAACTCGCCGACATTATGAGCACCTATCCACGTGAGCTTGAGGCCGGTATTGTTCGTCTTGCTCAAATGTCACGCGCTGTGGGTATTCACCTTATCGTTTCAACACAGCGACCATCGGTAAATGTCATCACAGGACTCATCAAGGCAAATATCCCTGCACGTATTGCCATGCAAGTATCTTCACAGATTGATTCGCGAACCATCCTTGATACGTCGGGCGCCGAAAAACTTCTCGGTGCTGGAGACATGCTCTTTATGTCTGGAGATATGGGTAAACCAAAACGTATTCAGTCCGCATTCATTTCAGAGGATGAGGTAAAGGCCGTGACTGAATTTTTGAGAAAACATGACAACGGAGATACGGACACAGAGCTCTCGCTTGACCTCAACGCTCCGACTACATCGGGAAGTGGCGAGTTTGGTGATGAGGATGAAATAGATGATGACCTCTTTGAGGATGCGCGCGAAACGGTTGTGCAGGCAGGAAAAGCATCAACATCATACTTGCAACGAAAATTGCGCATTGGATATTCTCGTGCGGCTCGTTTAATGGATGTGTTGGAAGAACGCGGAGTTATTGGGCCAGCAGACGGTTCTAAGCCACGCGGTGTACTTGTTGGGAAACTAGGTAGCGAAACAGATTCTAATGAGAGTAATGAATAG
- a CDS encoding elongation factor P — protein MLTYNEIRNGKVILLNNEPYIVLDSHVFRKQQRKPVNATKLRNLITGKVTEYSFHVSEKAEEAEIESRPLIFIYNSKGQWWFHAVGKPAERITLDENILGDQGKFLKEKMEIVGLFFDDKPIGVKLPIKVQYKVVEAPPNIRGNTSQGGNKLVKLETGAMINVPLFVEMGDVIEINTETGEYVSRV, from the coding sequence ATGCTTACATACAACGAAATCCGCAACGGAAAGGTCATTCTTCTCAACAACGAGCCCTATATAGTGCTCGATTCGCACGTGTTTCGTAAACAACAACGAAAACCGGTTAATGCTACTAAACTGCGAAATCTCATCACGGGAAAAGTGACCGAGTACTCATTCCATGTATCAGAAAAAGCTGAGGAAGCTGAAATTGAAAGTCGACCACTTATTTTTATTTACAACAGTAAGGGACAGTGGTGGTTTCACGCCGTCGGAAAACCAGCAGAGCGCATAACACTTGATGAAAACATACTTGGTGACCAGGGAAAATTTTTGAAAGAAAAAATGGAGATTGTTGGTTTATTTTTTGATGATAAGCCAATTGGTGTCAAACTTCCTATCAAAGTGCAATACAAGGTTGTTGAGGCACCTCCAAATATTCGAGGCAACACATCCCAAGGTGGCAACAAACTCGTCAAACTTGAAACGGGCGCAATGATTAACGTTCCCCTCTTTGTTGAAATGGGAGATGTTATTGAAATCAACACGGAAACTGGCGAATACGTTTCTCGAGTGTAG
- the rpsR gene encoding 30S ribosomal protein S18, translated as MKKSCFFKEQNIKHIDYKDIKVLRRFINPYSRMKTRRYTGVCGTHQRELAVAIKRARFMGLLPYIAG; from the coding sequence ATGAAAAAAAGTTGCTTTTTTAAAGAACAAAACATCAAACACATTGATTACAAAGATATCAAGGTGTTGCGTCGTTTCATCAACCCATACTCACGTATGAAGACACGACGATATACGGGTGTGTGTGGTACACACCAGCGCGAACTTGCTGTTGCGATTAAGCGGGCACGTTTTATGGGACTACTCCCTTATATCGCTGGCTAG
- the recA gene encoding recombinase RecA, giving the protein MAFNKKPKAPKELKKTVGQIEDALKQIKTKFGEDAIMMLGARPHVDVAAIPTGSLSLDAALGIGGIPRGRIVEIYGPESSGKTTLALHIVAEAQKLGGVCAYVDAEHAMDPEYSKRLGVKIDELLISQPDFGEQALEIVESLVRTGKIDVIVVDSVAALTPKDEIEGEMGAQHVGKQARLMSQALRKLTGIVAKSKTVVIFINQIRMKIGVMFGNPETTPGGNALKFYASVRLDVRRIAQIKKGEDVVGGRVRVKVVKNKVAAPFRQAEFDLVFPNGISREGELIALGEKYKLIEKSGASYKYGTVALGRGYDATRQFLIENKDIAKKLTKEIMEKLNGVEEV; this is encoded by the coding sequence ATGGCATTCAACAAAAAACCAAAAGCCCCAAAAGAACTGAAGAAAACCGTTGGACAAATTGAAGACGCACTTAAGCAAATCAAAACAAAATTTGGTGAGGATGCCATTATGATGTTGGGTGCTCGACCACACGTTGATGTTGCGGCAATACCAACTGGATCGCTTTCCCTTGATGCGGCGCTCGGTATTGGTGGTATTCCACGCGGACGCATTGTGGAAATTTATGGACCAGAGTCATCTGGAAAAACGACACTCGCACTCCATATCGTTGCTGAGGCACAAAAATTGGGCGGTGTGTGCGCCTATGTTGATGCTGAACACGCCATGGACCCAGAATATTCAAAACGCCTCGGCGTTAAAATTGATGAACTTCTTATTTCTCAACCGGACTTCGGTGAGCAGGCACTTGAAATCGTAGAGTCCCTCGTGCGCACAGGAAAAATTGATGTGATTGTTGTTGACTCTGTTGCGGCACTTACTCCAAAAGATGAAATTGAGGGCGAGATGGGGGCACAGCACGTTGGTAAGCAGGCACGCCTTATGAGTCAGGCACTGCGCAAACTCACAGGCATTGTTGCAAAGAGCAAGACGGTGGTTATCTTCATCAACCAAATCCGTATGAAAATTGGTGTCATGTTTGGTAATCCAGAAACTACCCCGGGAGGAAACGCGCTCAAATTCTATGCCTCAGTTCGTCTTGATGTTCGACGTATTGCCCAAATTAAAAAAGGTGAGGATGTTGTTGGTGGTCGTGTGCGAGTGAAAGTGGTAAAAAATAAAGTTGCTGCACCATTTAGACAGGCGGAGTTTGACCTTGTCTTTCCAAACGGTATTTCTCGCGAAGGTGAACTCATTGCACTTGGAGAAAAATACAAACTCATTGAAAAAAGTGGTGCATCGTATAAGTACGGCACCGTTGCTCTCGGACGCGGGTATGATGCAACACGACAGTTTCTTATTGAAAACAAGGATATCGCTAAAAAACTCACTAAAGAGATTATGGAGAAATTGAACGGTGTAGAGGAGGTTTAA
- a CDS encoding peptidoglycan-binding protein: MLFKKLSLVGLLAVVALVAGGFAPKAQAATADELQAQITALLAQIAQLQGGASSSIGCYAFTRDLTDGVSGADVSALQSYLAEKGMFAVAPTGFFGPITKAAVASWQTANGVMPAAGYFGAISRAKYASVCGAPLPPAGDDDDDDDDTSSNVLEGGAGSVADYNLMSSLSNEEVGEDEEDVEVAGLEMEVDEGSDLAFTAVRLVFNEGTGATGDFEDYANEVSIWLDGEEVGRVDADAFNDDNDWTKTVSLDDGAIILADETGELTVALSGVSNLDTADDGDEWNVDFRQIRFEDADGSLISEDPGMAVTTFSFELFAAAASTEFKISDGADENTVNDAHIINVHATDSTDNEDILSFNVEIEGDSDVVLDAIPVNIAVGGAQDNVDEMISGLTLLMDGEEVGTASMADDCNAATGEDADCVAVGTAETYLFDNLDLTLDAGQDYEFLVQADFFGITDTGDLAAGDTVLATFGETQTELASFDAEDESGEDLINGDKTGTVAGTASEVRDIGIIVTFVSADEDISESTGANNDVGTFTLKYRVEAFDGTVFVSATAAPTIGTTILGSQTDATGATLYNITLGGTATVDDASDLVTFSTTGGGTDATGDVELADSEYTEFTLTVARTNDDVGDAGIFQVLLKAIGWDVDTGDAKANTYTFDLDDFKTTPVSLN; the protein is encoded by the coding sequence ATGTTATTTAAAAAACTCAGCTTGGTGGGACTTCTCGCTGTAGTTGCATTGGTTGCCGGAGGATTTGCTCCTAAGGCACAAGCAGCAACAGCAGACGAACTCCAGGCGCAGATTACAGCGCTTCTTGCACAAATCGCTCAATTACAGGGTGGTGCGTCAAGTAGCATCGGATGTTACGCGTTCACACGCGATCTTACAGATGGCGTTTCGGGTGCTGACGTCTCAGCTCTCCAAAGCTATCTTGCAGAAAAGGGCATGTTCGCAGTTGCTCCAACAGGATTCTTTGGTCCTATTACAAAGGCAGCGGTTGCTTCATGGCAAACAGCTAATGGTGTTATGCCAGCAGCTGGATACTTCGGTGCGATTTCTCGAGCAAAATACGCATCAGTTTGTGGCGCACCACTACCTCCAGCAGGTGACGATGATGATGATGACGATGACACATCAAGCAACGTGCTTGAAGGTGGCGCAGGTTCAGTCGCTGACTATAACCTCATGTCAAGTCTTTCCAACGAAGAAGTTGGAGAAGATGAAGAGGACGTAGAAGTTGCTGGACTTGAAATGGAGGTTGACGAAGGGTCAGACCTCGCATTTACAGCAGTTCGCCTCGTCTTCAATGAAGGTACGGGAGCTACAGGTGACTTTGAGGATTACGCAAACGAGGTCTCAATCTGGCTTGACGGTGAAGAAGTTGGACGTGTTGACGCAGATGCGTTTAACGACGACAACGACTGGACAAAGACCGTTTCACTTGACGATGGTGCAATCATCCTCGCAGATGAAACAGGAGAGCTCACAGTAGCTCTTTCAGGAGTAAGTAACCTTGACACAGCCGACGACGGCGATGAGTGGAACGTTGATTTCCGCCAAATTCGCTTTGAGGATGCGGATGGTTCTCTTATTTCTGAAGACCCAGGTATGGCTGTAACGACTTTCTCATTTGAGTTGTTCGCTGCAGCAGCAAGCACAGAATTTAAGATTTCTGATGGTGCGGATGAAAACACTGTCAATGACGCGCACATTATTAACGTGCACGCTACTGACTCAACAGACAATGAGGACATTCTCTCATTCAACGTAGAGATAGAAGGAGATTCAGACGTCGTACTTGATGCGATTCCTGTTAACATTGCAGTGGGAGGAGCCCAAGACAACGTTGACGAAATGATCTCCGGTCTTACACTCTTGATGGACGGAGAAGAAGTCGGAACAGCATCTATGGCTGATGACTGTAACGCAGCTACTGGTGAAGACGCAGACTGTGTGGCTGTAGGTACAGCTGAAACCTATCTCTTCGACAATCTTGACCTCACACTTGATGCAGGTCAGGACTACGAATTCCTCGTTCAAGCAGACTTCTTTGGTATCACCGACACTGGTGACCTAGCAGCAGGTGACACCGTTCTTGCCACATTTGGTGAGACACAAACTGAACTTGCTAGCTTTGACGCTGAAGATGAGTCAGGTGAGGACTTGATAAACGGTGACAAGACAGGTACGGTTGCAGGAACAGCGTCAGAAGTTCGCGATATCGGTATCATTGTTACCTTTGTTTCAGCAGACGAAGATATTAGTGAAAGCACAGGTGCAAACAACGATGTTGGTACATTCACATTGAAGTACCGCGTTGAAGCATTTGATGGAACAGTTTTTGTTTCAGCAACTGCAGCACCAACGATTGGCACAACTATCCTTGGATCACAAACAGATGCAACTGGCGCAACCCTCTACAACATTACATTGGGTGGCACAGCAACTGTTGATGATGCTTCAGACCTCGTTACCTTCTCTACAACAGGTGGTGGTACTGACGCAACCGGCGATGTTGAGCTAGCAGACAGTGAGTACACTGAATTTACACTCACTGTTGCTCGAACCAACGATGACGTTGGAGACGCAGGTATCTTCCAAGTGCTTCTTAAGGCAATTGGTTGGGACGTTGACACTGGAGATGCTAAGGCAAACACATATACGTTTGACCTTGACGACTTCAAGACAACTCCAGTATCTCTCAACTAA
- a CDS encoding 30S ribosomal protein S6 has protein sequence MVEEKEIQTEIDTDADSRFYELGFHIVPQVGEAGLAKEVDVLRAMLEKNGAKIISEEWPQLMTLAYPLVRDIARTRHTCTTAYFGWVVFEALPDQAHMIKEETRRNEHILRHLLVKTYADAPVVRHPVHAGHTDHKAPEEKEILHEEKKVETAEAVVPMTTEQMDVEIEKLVV, from the coding sequence ATGGTAGAAGAGAAAGAAATACAAACTGAAATAGACACAGATGCAGACAGCCGTTTCTACGAGCTGGGCTTTCATATTGTGCCTCAGGTTGGTGAAGCCGGCCTTGCAAAGGAGGTAGACGTTCTTCGGGCAATGCTTGAAAAGAACGGTGCCAAGATTATCAGTGAGGAATGGCCACAACTTATGACACTTGCATATCCTCTTGTGCGCGATATTGCCCGCACACGACACACCTGTACGACTGCATATTTTGGATGGGTTGTTTTTGAAGCACTTCCAGACCAAGCACATATGATAAAGGAAGAGACTCGTCGCAATGAACACATTTTGCGCCACCTTCTTGTTAAAACATACGCCGATGCTCCAGTTGTTCGTCATCCAGTTCACGCGGGTCACACAGACCACAAAGCCCCTGAAGAAAAGGAGATTCTTCATGAAGAAAAGAAAGTAGAAACCGCTGAGGCTGTTGTTCCAATGACGACCGAACAAATGGATGTTGAAATAGAGAAGTTGGTTGTGTAA